One Micromonospora sp. WMMD1120 genomic region harbors:
- a CDS encoding GNAT family N-acetyltransferase, giving the protein MEPVEITEDGVRLRPWREEDADAVYRACQDPVIQRWTRVPRPYLPEHARGFVTELSGRAWADGTGAPFAVCDPVTGDLLGSCGLVSIDGTDTGEIGYWTAPWARGRGVMVRATRAVARWSFDTLGLGRLIWQAEVGNHASRLVALRAGFRIDGRLRLVDSTPHLGADGWIGSLFPGEVPATGSTGPAGPGTLAARRAAVFGRPQPVLFATTGSGELRLRPMEEQDLDAVVHTCRDPESIRWTTVPDPYDRSDAEGYLSYVRDTWARGDASCFVIADPDDRYLGTIDLRLSPSDPLLADVGFMSAPEARGRGYMSAALVALSAWGFSTLGLARIEWRANVGNTASRRAAEKAGFTFEGTLRGGVPHRGERVDAWVGALLAGDLR; this is encoded by the coding sequence GTGGAACCAGTGGAGATCACCGAGGACGGCGTACGGCTGCGGCCCTGGCGGGAGGAGGACGCCGACGCCGTGTACCGAGCCTGCCAGGACCCGGTCATCCAGCGCTGGACCCGGGTGCCGCGCCCCTATCTGCCGGAGCACGCGCGCGGGTTCGTCACCGAGCTGAGCGGGCGGGCCTGGGCGGACGGCACGGGCGCACCGTTCGCGGTCTGTGACCCGGTCACCGGCGACCTGCTCGGTTCGTGCGGTCTGGTCTCCATCGACGGCACCGACACCGGTGAGATCGGCTACTGGACCGCACCCTGGGCCCGCGGACGAGGGGTGATGGTGCGGGCCACCCGGGCGGTGGCGCGGTGGTCCTTCGACACCCTCGGACTCGGCCGGCTGATCTGGCAGGCCGAGGTGGGCAACCACGCCTCCCGGTTGGTTGCCCTGCGGGCCGGCTTCCGGATCGACGGTCGGTTGCGGCTGGTCGACTCGACGCCGCACCTCGGCGCGGACGGCTGGATCGGCTCGCTGTTCCCCGGCGAGGTGCCCGCCACCGGGTCGACCGGGCCGGCCGGGCCGGGAACCCTCGCCGCCCGGCGGGCCGCCGTCTTCGGTCGCCCGCAGCCGGTGCTGTTCGCCACCACCGGGTCGGGTGAGCTGCGCCTGCGCCCCATGGAGGAGCAGGACCTGGACGCGGTGGTGCACACCTGCCGGGACCCGGAGAGCATCCGCTGGACCACGGTGCCGGACCCGTACGACCGCTCCGACGCGGAGGGTTACCTGTCCTACGTCCGGGACACCTGGGCCCGGGGGGACGCCTCCTGTTTCGTGATCGCCGACCCCGACGACAGGTACCTGGGCACTATCGACCTTCGACTCTCGCCCAGCGACCCGCTGCTGGCGGACGTGGGGTTCATGAGCGCCCCGGAGGCCCGTGGCCGCGGATACATGTCGGCCGCGCTCGTCGCGCTCAGCGCCTGGGGGTTCAGCACGCTGGGCCTGGCCCGGATCGAGTGGCGGGCGAACGTGGGCAACACCGCGTCCCGGCGGGCGGCGGAGAAGGCGGGCTTCACGTTCGAGGGCACCCTCCGGGGCGGGGTGCCGCACCGGGGCGAGCGGGTCGACGCGTGGGTGGGCGCTCTCCTCGCCGGTGACCTGCGGTGA
- the mtrB gene encoding MtrAB system histidine kinase MtrB produces the protein MSTSPPRPSPSTTARRLSAGGEFWRAVSGRVARVVGRVHQTWRRSLQVRVVTITLVASSLLVGGFAFLIADKITTILLDNARSDVRQRVTSGASYAAKQVSFYGQPQEAQLQETIDGTVNYLAGGDPQQTSGVVVAITAEGYPDDIQTRTSPSANVQVLISPELRAAIADGKVASQIRTGRLTGDTTKYLVYGSPVPTRFGQIELYYLVPLTRQDVTAADARATVVATGVALVILLGLLAALVTRLVVSPVRVAARTAQRLSAGLLDQRMVVNGEDDLALLAASFNQMATNLQRQILRLEEMSRLQRRFTSDVSHELRTPLTTVRMAADLIFAERDEFDPAVARSAELLQAELDRFEELLTDLLEISRFDAGFAMLDAEPTDLVPVVHRVVDRLAGLAERVGVPIELDLPGTPVIAEVDPRRVERVLRNLVGNAVEHGEARPVLITLGIDETAVAITVRDHGVGLKAGEEKLVFNRFWRADPSRARQTGGTGLGLSISLEDARLHGGWLEAWGAPGQGAQFRLTLPARAGDRLTTSPLRLVPADVTLPFGGPRDGGPLAIGPGTGGALAIGSTPVGDGERAEVRS, from the coding sequence GTGTCGACCTCGCCGCCCAGACCCTCCCCGAGCACGACTGCCCGCCGGCTCAGCGCCGGCGGGGAGTTCTGGCGCGCGGTGAGCGGTCGGGTCGCCCGGGTGGTCGGCCGCGTGCACCAGACCTGGCGGCGCTCGCTCCAGGTCCGGGTCGTCACCATCACGCTCGTCGCGTCCAGCCTGCTGGTCGGCGGCTTCGCGTTCCTGATCGCCGACAAGATCACCACCATCCTGCTGGACAACGCGCGCAGCGACGTCCGGCAGCGGGTGACGAGCGGCGCCAGCTACGCGGCCAAGCAGGTGTCCTTCTACGGGCAACCGCAGGAGGCGCAGCTCCAGGAGACCATCGACGGCACCGTCAACTACCTCGCCGGCGGCGACCCCCAGCAGACCAGCGGGGTGGTGGTGGCGATCACCGCCGAGGGCTACCCGGACGACATCCAGACCCGCACCTCCCCGTCCGCGAACGTCCAGGTGCTGATCAGCCCCGAGCTGCGGGCCGCGATCGCGGACGGCAAGGTGGCCAGCCAGATCCGCACCGGCCGGCTCACCGGAGACACGACCAAATACCTCGTGTACGGCTCGCCGGTGCCGACCCGCTTCGGTCAGATCGAGCTGTACTATCTCGTGCCGCTGACCCGGCAGGACGTCACCGCCGCCGACGCCCGCGCCACGGTGGTGGCCACCGGGGTGGCCCTGGTGATCCTGCTCGGGCTGCTCGCGGCGCTGGTCACCCGGCTGGTGGTCAGCCCGGTCCGGGTGGCCGCACGGACCGCCCAGCGGCTCTCCGCCGGCCTCCTCGACCAGCGGATGGTGGTCAACGGCGAGGACGACCTGGCGCTGCTCGCCGCCTCGTTCAACCAGATGGCCACCAACCTGCAGCGGCAGATCCTGCGCCTGGAGGAGATGTCCCGGTTGCAGCGTCGGTTCACCTCCGACGTCTCGCACGAGCTGCGGACGCCGCTGACCACGGTCCGGATGGCCGCTGACCTGATCTTCGCCGAGCGCGACGAGTTCGACCCGGCGGTGGCCCGCAGCGCCGAGCTGCTCCAGGCCGAGTTGGACCGGTTCGAGGAGTTGCTCACCGACCTGCTGGAGATCAGCCGGTTCGACGCGGGCTTCGCCATGCTGGATGCCGAGCCGACCGACCTGGTGCCGGTGGTGCACCGCGTGGTCGACCGGCTGGCCGGCCTGGCCGAGCGGGTGGGCGTACCCATCGAACTCGACCTGCCGGGCACGCCGGTGATCGCCGAGGTCGACCCGCGCCGGGTCGAGCGGGTGCTGCGCAACCTTGTCGGTAACGCCGTGGAGCACGGTGAGGCCCGCCCGGTGCTGATCACCCTCGGCATCGACGAGACCGCCGTGGCGATCACCGTGCGCGATCACGGCGTGGGACTGAAGGCTGGTGAGGAGAAGCTGGTGTTCAACCGGTTCTGGCGGGCGGACCCGTCCCGGGCCCGGCAGACCGGCGGCACCGGGCTGGGCCTCTCGATCAGCCTGGAGGACGCCCGGCTGCACGGCGGCTGGCTGGAGGCGTGGGGCGCTCCGGGGCAGGGGGCGCAGTTCCGCCTCACCCTGCCGGCCCGGGCCGGTGACCGGCTGACCACCTCGCCGCTGCGCCTGGTGCCGGCCGACGTCACGCTGCCGTTCGGCGGCCCCCGCGACGGTGGTCCGCTGGCGATCGGCCCGGGCACTGGTGGGGCGTTGGCGATCGGTTCGACGCCGGTCGGGGACGGGGAGCGGGCGGAGGTGCGCTCGTGA
- the raiA gene encoding ribosome-associated translation inhibitor RaiA, which translates to MDIVVKGRNVEVPDHYRVHVAEKLAKIERYDHKLIRVDVELFHERNPRQADHCQRVEITCVSRGPVIRAEACTNDFYSALDAAIAKLDTRLRRAADRRRVHRGRHAPISVAEATAGLPVADLGAPALSASPDGARAGTAVAERVEEEYDDQPWHIAREKVHPAEPMTIDDALFEMELVGHDFYLFQDKESGRPSVVYRRHAYDYGIISLAT; encoded by the coding sequence GTGGACATCGTGGTCAAGGGCCGAAACGTCGAAGTCCCGGATCATTACCGGGTGCACGTAGCCGAGAAACTCGCAAAGATCGAACGCTACGACCACAAACTTATTCGTGTTGATGTCGAGCTGTTTCACGAGCGCAATCCGCGCCAGGCCGACCACTGCCAGCGGGTGGAGATCACCTGCGTTTCCCGGGGTCCGGTGATCCGGGCCGAGGCCTGCACGAACGACTTCTACAGCGCGCTCGACGCGGCAATCGCCAAGCTCGACACACGGCTGCGCCGCGCGGCCGACCGTCGCCGCGTACACCGGGGTCGGCACGCCCCGATCTCCGTCGCCGAGGCCACCGCGGGCCTGCCGGTCGCGGACCTGGGTGCTCCCGCGCTGAGCGCGTCGCCGGACGGCGCCCGCGCCGGCACCGCGGTCGCGGAGCGCGTCGAGGAGGAGTACGACGACCAGCCGTGGCACATCGCCCGGGAGAAGGTCCACCCGGCGGAGCCGATGACGATCGACGACGCGCTGTTCGAGATGGAACTCGTCGGCCACGACTTCTACCTGTTCCAGGACAAGGAGTCCGGCCGCCCCAGCGTCGTGTACCGGCGCCACGCCTACGACTACGGCATCATCTCCCTCGCCACCTGA
- a CDS encoding LpqB family beta-propeller domain-containing protein yields MRRRPTVLGALGAVVLLGAGCGIPAASDVRVDGKGGAATEAGVISRGSEPPTRTASGSVNEAFVRNFLSAAAGEPDRAYERVKAFVAPEDKTRLQDKKGSEVALNVVRVREAVYTLNSDSTTTVRISVQQIGVLRSNGILAPPVATETEYEFGLRSAAYNGGADEERAGLYVINPPNVLLLSDVALRQYYQDETIYFWSSDRTRLVPDQRYRPQAVPEDRRVNEVVKWLVGGPSDWLRPGVVGLPDRTELINNATGGNGRWEVNLDMSADDQNSIDQLITQIAWSLGDLPGELELKIRNNSQPVVELSGRRESVALYPNTATPQRFGVYEGAIHALDFEGEPSGLVPLAPEVNRNVVAASLGLAKDERVLAAMVVSGTAKGRYRLAVGTGPAPVSLVNRSGSEFSSISRPVWLRTVDSRPARGLVVADGQLYRFDETARMFPVPLNLPSGAVTAVAAALDGQRVALIVGGRLYVAAVNLDGGGVSIGPPRELVTSLTGPTAVDWGREDQLVVAGSVGQPAIYEISVDGALETPLRTDLGAKVNHLTAYPSNRSVRLPSGAYMYEANGVAYRSSPSERIEPDRVRGIAPVPAGVRPSNPTAPFFLY; encoded by the coding sequence GTGAGACGGCGACCGACAGTGCTCGGCGCGCTCGGCGCGGTGGTGCTGCTGGGTGCCGGTTGCGGCATCCCGGCCGCGTCCGACGTGCGGGTGGACGGCAAGGGCGGCGCCGCGACCGAGGCCGGGGTGATCAGTCGGGGCAGCGAGCCGCCGACGCGGACGGCCAGCGGCAGCGTCAACGAGGCGTTCGTCCGCAACTTCCTGTCCGCCGCCGCCGGTGAGCCGGATCGGGCGTACGAGCGGGTCAAGGCGTTCGTCGCGCCGGAGGACAAGACCCGGCTCCAGGACAAGAAGGGCAGCGAGGTCGCGCTGAACGTGGTTCGGGTGCGCGAGGCGGTCTACACGCTCAACAGCGACTCGACCACCACCGTCAGGATCAGCGTGCAGCAGATCGGCGTCCTGCGCTCGAACGGAATCCTGGCACCGCCGGTGGCGACCGAGACGGAGTACGAGTTCGGTCTGCGCAGCGCGGCCTACAACGGCGGCGCCGACGAAGAGCGGGCCGGCCTGTACGTCATCAACCCGCCGAACGTGCTGCTGCTCAGTGACGTCGCCCTGCGCCAGTACTACCAGGACGAGACGATCTACTTCTGGAGTTCGGACCGCACCCGCCTGGTGCCCGACCAGCGGTACCGGCCGCAGGCGGTGCCGGAAGACCGTCGGGTCAACGAGGTGGTCAAGTGGCTGGTCGGCGGCCCGTCCGACTGGCTGCGTCCGGGTGTCGTCGGGCTGCCCGACCGCACCGAGTTGATCAATAACGCCACCGGCGGGAACGGCCGGTGGGAGGTCAACCTGGACATGTCCGCCGACGACCAGAACAGCATCGACCAACTGATCACCCAGATCGCCTGGTCCCTGGGCGACCTGCCGGGCGAGTTGGAGCTCAAGATCCGCAACAACTCGCAACCGGTGGTGGAGCTGAGCGGGCGCCGGGAGTCCGTGGCGCTCTACCCGAACACCGCGACCCCGCAGCGGTTCGGCGTGTACGAGGGCGCGATCCACGCGCTCGACTTCGAGGGCGAGCCCAGCGGCCTGGTGCCGTTGGCGCCCGAGGTCAACCGCAACGTCGTCGCCGCGAGCCTGGGGCTCGCCAAGGACGAGCGCGTCCTCGCTGCGATGGTGGTCAGCGGCACCGCCAAGGGGCGCTACCGACTCGCGGTGGGCACCGGCCCCGCGCCGGTCTCCCTGGTCAACCGCAGCGGCTCGGAGTTCTCCTCGATCAGCCGTCCGGTGTGGTTGCGTACCGTGGACTCCCGCCCCGCGCGCGGCCTGGTGGTTGCCGACGGGCAGCTCTACCGGTTCGACGAGACGGCCCGGATGTTCCCGGTGCCGCTCAACCTGCCCTCCGGCGCGGTCACGGCGGTGGCCGCCGCGTTGGACGGCCAGCGGGTCGCGCTGATCGTCGGGGGCCGTCTCTACGTCGCGGCGGTCAACCTGGACGGCGGCGGGGTCTCCATCGGCCCGCCCCGGGAACTCGTCACCTCGCTGACCGGCCCCACCGCTGTCGACTGGGGCCGGGAGGACCAGTTGGTGGTGGCGGGCTCGGTGGGTCAACCGGCGATCTACGAGATCAGCGTCGACGGGGCCCTGGAGACGCCGCTGCGGACCGACCTCGGCGCGAAGGTCAACCACCTGACCGCGTACCCGTCCAACCGCAGCGTGCGGTTGCCCAGTGGCGCCTACATGTACGAGGCGAACGGGGTGGCCTACCGCAGCAGCCCGTCGGAGCGGATCGAACCGGACCGGGTACGCGGCATCGCGCCGGTGCCGGCCGGCGTACGGCCGAGCAATCCGACCGCGCCGTTCTTCCTCTACTGA
- a CDS encoding GNAT family N-acetyltransferase, with amino-acid sequence MSLPQVIEAYGVRLRQFRAEDAADVVDGLADPVSQRFVTGPPNPYTENDARWWIEVGAPAAWAGGGAAYAIADPDTDRLLGTVALNNLAPARQQAGVGYWVRPAARGRGVAAAGTRALSDQVLASGTARLELLTHPENTPSQRVALAAGFRYEGLRRSATVDRDGTRHDLLAWARLADDPPGPVPRLLPDLPGGVLTDRVVALRPLAADDAELMYRLHSRPEVVANQAPPVPPTREAVERRCRLAASGWLTGEIARLLITDAASGEPAGSCGLSYTDVAAGEASVGYALLPEWRGRGYATRAVRLLAGWAFGATGIARVTAGTVPDNVASHRVLERVGFHSEGLQRGRLPGLAGARLDDLTFALLPGDLR; translated from the coding sequence GTGAGCCTGCCGCAGGTGATCGAGGCGTACGGGGTGCGGCTGCGCCAGTTCCGCGCCGAGGACGCCGCCGACGTGGTCGACGGGCTGGCCGACCCGGTCAGCCAGCGCTTCGTGACGGGTCCGCCGAATCCGTACACCGAGAACGACGCCCGGTGGTGGATCGAGGTCGGCGCCCCGGCGGCCTGGGCCGGCGGCGGGGCCGCGTACGCCATCGCGGACCCGGACACGGACCGGCTGCTGGGCACCGTGGCCCTCAACAACCTGGCGCCCGCGCGACAGCAGGCCGGAGTCGGCTATTGGGTACGACCCGCGGCACGTGGACGTGGGGTCGCCGCCGCGGGCACCCGTGCGCTGAGCGACCAGGTCCTCGCCAGTGGTACCGCGCGACTGGAGTTGCTGACCCACCCGGAGAACACGCCCAGCCAGCGGGTCGCGTTGGCCGCCGGCTTCCGCTACGAGGGGCTGCGCCGCTCGGCCACCGTGGACCGCGACGGGACGCGGCACGACCTGCTGGCCTGGGCACGGCTCGCCGACGATCCGCCCGGTCCGGTCCCCCGGCTGCTGCCGGACCTGCCCGGTGGGGTGCTCACCGACCGGGTGGTGGCGCTGCGCCCGCTCGCGGCGGACGACGCGGAGCTGATGTACCGGCTGCACAGCCGGCCCGAGGTGGTGGCGAACCAGGCGCCGCCGGTGCCGCCGACCCGGGAGGCGGTCGAGCGGCGCTGCCGCCTCGCGGCGAGCGGGTGGCTGACCGGCGAGATCGCCCGACTGCTCATCACCGACGCCGCCAGCGGGGAGCCGGCGGGCAGTTGCGGCCTGTCGTACACCGACGTGGCCGCCGGCGAGGCGTCGGTCGGCTACGCGTTGCTGCCGGAGTGGCGCGGCCGGGGGTACGCGACCCGGGCGGTCCGCCTGCTCGCGGGCTGGGCGTTCGGTGCCACGGGCATCGCCCGGGTGACCGCCGGCACCGTGCCGGACAACGTCGCGTCGCACCGGGTGCTGGAGCGGGTCGGTTTCCACAGCGAGGGACTGCAACGCGGTCGGCTGCCCGGACTGGCCGGCGCACGGCTGGACGACCTGACCTTCGCGCTGCTCCCCGGCGACCTGCGCTGA
- the mtrA gene encoding MtrAB system response regulator MtrA, giving the protein MRARVLVVDDDPALAEMLGIVLRSEGFLPSFVADGERALAAFRDSRPDIVLLDLMLPGMSGIDVARSIRAESGVPIVMLTAKSDTVDVVLGLESGADDYVVKPFKPKELVARMRARLRRGEDVAPEMLTIGPPDNQISIDVPAHTVSRNDEEVKLTPLEFDLLVALARKPRQVFTREVLLEQVWGYRHAADTRLVNVHVQRLRAKIEPDPERPEIILTVRGVGYKAGTG; this is encoded by the coding sequence ATGAGAGCCCGCGTACTGGTGGTCGACGATGACCCCGCGCTCGCCGAGATGCTCGGCATCGTGCTGCGCAGCGAGGGGTTCCTGCCCTCCTTCGTGGCGGACGGCGAGCGGGCGTTGGCCGCTTTTCGCGACAGCCGTCCCGATATCGTGCTGCTTGACCTGATGCTACCGGGGATGAGCGGTATAGACGTCGCCCGGTCCATCCGGGCGGAATCCGGTGTCCCGATCGTCATGCTGACCGCCAAGAGCGACACCGTCGACGTGGTGCTGGGCCTGGAGTCCGGCGCGGACGACTACGTGGTCAAGCCGTTCAAGCCCAAGGAGCTGGTGGCCCGGATGCGGGCCCGGCTGCGCCGGGGCGAGGACGTGGCCCCCGAGATGTTGACCATCGGGCCGCCGGACAACCAGATCAGCATCGACGTGCCCGCGCACACGGTGAGCCGCAACGACGAGGAGGTGAAGCTGACTCCGCTGGAGTTCGACCTGCTGGTCGCGCTCGCGCGCAAGCCCCGTCAGGTGTTCACCCGCGAGGTGTTGCTGGAGCAGGTCTGGGGCTACCGGCACGCGGCCGACACGCGCCTGGTCAACGTGCACGTCCAGAGGCTGAGGGCCAAGATCGAGCCGGACCCGGAGCGCCCGGAAATCATCCTCACCGTGCGGGGCGTGGGCTACAAGGCGGGGACCGGATAG
- a CDS encoding ComF family protein, whose translation MSGLWADLADLVLPATCAGCQQRRQGLRHGVCPVCVAALGALRPLSVRPTPAPPGLPPCVALGRYADPLRAALLAYKDHGRHGLARPLGALLAEVVAHGVGAPRPLALVPVPDTAAAARSRYGDHLDRLARHCAARLRRGGWEVRVHRPLRALPRPDSVTLDSAGRAAAAAAAFRPRVASAARLPAGGVRPVVVLLDDIVTTGVTLAAASGVLTAIGWAPSVAAVLAATEKRLQL comes from the coding sequence GTGAGCGGGCTCTGGGCGGACCTCGCCGACCTGGTGTTGCCCGCGACCTGCGCGGGTTGTCAGCAACGCCGGCAGGGTCTGCGGCACGGGGTCTGCCCGGTCTGCGTGGCGGCGTTGGGCGCGCTGCGTCCGCTGTCGGTACGCCCCACCCCCGCCCCGCCCGGCCTGCCGCCCTGCGTCGCGCTGGGCCGGTACGCGGACCCGCTGCGTGCGGCGCTGCTGGCATACAAGGATCACGGCCGGCACGGTCTGGCCCGCCCGCTCGGTGCGCTGCTCGCCGAGGTCGTCGCGCACGGCGTCGGGGCGCCCCGGCCGCTGGCGCTGGTGCCGGTGCCGGACACCGCGGCGGCGGCCCGGTCCCGGTACGGCGACCACCTCGATCGGCTGGCCCGGCACTGCGCGGCCCGGCTCCGCCGGGGCGGCTGGGAGGTGCGGGTGCACCGGCCGCTGCGGGCGCTGCCCCGACCCGACTCGGTAACCCTGGACAGCGCCGGCCGGGCGGCGGCAGCGGCGGCAGCCTTCCGGCCCCGTGTCGCGTCCGCGGCGCGGCTGCCCGCCGGGGGCGTCAGACCGGTGGTGGTGCTGCTCGACGACATCGTCACCACCGGCGTCACGCTGGCCGCCGCGAGCGGGGTGCTGACGGCGATCGGCTGGGCACCCAGTGTTGCCGCTGTGCTCGCGGCGACCGAGAAACGACTCCAGTTGTAA
- the secA gene encoding preprotein translocase subunit SecA, with product MSILEKVLRAGEGRMVRRLKAIAAAVNSIEDDYVNLSDEELAGMTEQFRERLADGETLDDLLPEAFAVCREAAARVLGQRPYDVQVMGGAALHFGNIAEMKTGEGKTLTSVMPVYLNALSGKGVHVITVNDYLAQRDAAWMGRVHEFLGLTVGVVLPNRPAAEHRAAYECDITYGTNNEFGFDYLRDNMAWSKDELVQRGHNFAVVDEVDSILIDEARTPLIISGPAEHSARWYGEFASVVNRLQPGTDGEGDYEVDHSKRTVAVTERGVAKVEDRLGIDNLYESVNTPLVGYLNNAIKAKELYKRDKDYIVSDGEVLIVDEFTGRILHGRRYNEGMHQAIEAKEGVEIKQENQTLATITLQNYFRLYEKLSGMTGTAQTEAGEFNKVYKVGVVTIPTHRPMVREDRPDVIYKTEKAKFNAVIEDIAERHQLGQPVLVGTVSVENSEILSQLLRRRGIPHNVLNAKFHAREAEIVAQAGRKGAVTVATNMAGRGTDILLGGNAEFLAASELRQRGLDPLENEEEYAKAMEEVLPKWKQACDAEAEEVSAAGGLYVLGTERHESRRIDNQLRGRAGRQGDPGESRFYLSLQDELMRRFRAGAVEAVMERFNIPEDVPIESKMVTRQIKSAQAQIEGQNAEIRKNVLKYDEVLNKQRQVIYAERLRVLNGEDLSEQVRSMIDETVEAYVRGATAEGYGEDWDLEQLWSSLKQLYPVGITIEELEEEAGGSRAGMDADFLIARLREDANAAYDRREEQLGTEGVRQLERMVLLQVIDRKWREHLYEMDYLQEGISLRAYAQRDPVVEYQREGFDMFATMMDGIKEETVGFLYNIEVQVTEPEPETGADEVALLDKPVELRAKGLNRAPQRQGLQYSAPTIDGEASPGAVAVEQAEQQAPALGLGRPAPGAPAAPGQSAPSAPQRPASGLRGPAVPSAAARRPAPNQAEASNGPSRNAPCPCGSGRKYKRCHGAPNGGN from the coding sequence GTGTCGATTCTGGAAAAGGTCCTTCGCGCTGGCGAGGGCCGCATGGTGCGCCGGCTGAAGGCCATCGCCGCCGCCGTCAACTCGATCGAGGACGACTACGTCAACCTCAGCGACGAGGAACTGGCCGGCATGACCGAGCAGTTCCGGGAACGGCTCGCCGACGGGGAGACCCTCGACGACCTGCTGCCGGAGGCCTTCGCGGTGTGCCGGGAGGCGGCCGCCCGGGTGCTGGGGCAGCGCCCGTACGACGTCCAGGTGATGGGCGGCGCGGCGCTGCACTTCGGCAACATCGCCGAGATGAAGACCGGTGAGGGTAAGACGCTGACCTCGGTCATGCCCGTCTACCTCAACGCGCTGTCCGGCAAGGGCGTGCACGTCATCACTGTCAACGACTACCTGGCCCAGCGTGACGCCGCCTGGATGGGCCGGGTGCACGAGTTCCTCGGGCTGACCGTCGGCGTGGTGCTGCCCAACCGCCCCGCCGCCGAGCACCGGGCCGCGTACGAGTGCGACATCACCTACGGCACCAACAACGAGTTCGGCTTCGACTACCTGCGCGACAACATGGCCTGGTCGAAGGACGAGCTGGTGCAGCGCGGGCACAACTTCGCGGTGGTCGACGAGGTCGACTCCATCCTGATCGACGAGGCCCGCACCCCGCTGATCATCTCCGGTCCGGCCGAGCACTCCGCCCGCTGGTACGGCGAGTTCGCCAGCGTGGTGAACCGGCTCCAGCCCGGCACCGACGGCGAGGGCGACTACGAGGTCGACCACTCCAAGCGCACCGTCGCGGTGACCGAGCGCGGTGTGGCGAAGGTCGAGGACCGGCTCGGCATCGACAACCTGTACGAGTCGGTTAACACCCCGCTGGTCGGCTACCTCAACAACGCGATCAAGGCCAAGGAGCTCTACAAGCGCGACAAGGACTACATCGTCAGCGACGGCGAGGTCCTGATCGTCGACGAGTTCACCGGGCGCATCCTGCACGGTCGCCGCTACAACGAGGGCATGCACCAGGCGATCGAGGCCAAGGAGGGGGTGGAGATCAAGCAGGAGAACCAGACGCTTGCCACCATCACCCTCCAGAACTACTTCCGGCTCTACGAGAAGCTGTCCGGAATGACCGGTACGGCGCAGACCGAGGCCGGCGAGTTCAACAAGGTCTACAAGGTCGGCGTCGTGACCATCCCGACCCACCGGCCGATGGTCCGCGAGGACCGGCCGGACGTCATCTACAAGACGGAGAAGGCCAAGTTCAACGCCGTCATCGAGGACATCGCCGAGCGGCACCAGTTGGGTCAGCCGGTGCTGGTCGGCACCGTCTCGGTGGAAAACTCCGAGATCCTCTCCCAGTTGCTGCGCCGTCGCGGCATCCCGCACAACGTGCTGAACGCCAAGTTCCACGCCCGGGAGGCCGAGATCGTCGCGCAGGCCGGGCGTAAGGGCGCGGTCACCGTGGCCACCAACATGGCCGGCCGCGGCACCGACATCCTGCTCGGCGGCAACGCCGAGTTCCTCGCCGCGAGCGAGTTGCGCCAGCGCGGTCTCGACCCCCTGGAGAACGAGGAAGAGTACGCCAAGGCGATGGAGGAGGTCCTTCCCAAGTGGAAGCAGGCCTGCGACGCCGAAGCGGAAGAGGTCTCCGCCGCCGGTGGTCTCTACGTGCTGGGCACCGAGCGGCACGAGTCCCGCCGGATCGACAACCAGCTGCGCGGTCGCGCCGGCCGGCAGGGCGACCCGGGCGAGTCCCGGTTCTACCTGTCCCTGCAGGACGAGCTGATGCGGCGCTTCCGGGCCGGCGCGGTGGAGGCGGTGATGGAGCGCTTCAACATCCCGGAGGACGTGCCCATCGAGTCGAAGATGGTCACCCGGCAGATCAAGAGCGCCCAGGCCCAGATCGAGGGCCAGAACGCCGAGATCCGCAAGAACGTGCTGAAGTACGACGAGGTGCTGAACAAGCAGCGCCAGGTCATCTACGCCGAGCGGCTTCGGGTGCTCAACGGTGAGGACCTCTCCGAGCAGGTCCGCAGCATGATCGACGAGACCGTCGAGGCGTACGTGCGGGGGGCCACCGCGGAGGGCTACGGCGAGGACTGGGACCTCGAGCAGCTCTGGTCCAGTCTCAAGCAGCTCTACCCGGTGGGGATCACCATCGAGGAGCTGGAGGAGGAGGCCGGCGGCTCCCGCGCGGGCATGGACGCCGACTTCCTGATCGCCCGCCTCAGGGAGGACGCGAACGCCGCGTACGACCGCCGCGAGGAGCAGCTCGGCACCGAGGGGGTGCGTCAGCTCGAGCGGATGGTGCTGCTCCAGGTCATCGACCGCAAGTGGCGCGAGCACCTCTACGAGATGGACTACCTCCAGGAGGGCATCAGCCTCCGGGCGTACGCCCAGCGCGATCCGGTGGTCGAATACCAGCGCGAGGGCTTCGACATGTTTGCCACCATGATGGACGGCATCAAGGAGGAGACCGTCGGTTTCCTCTACAACATCGAGGTCCAGGTCACCGAGCCGGAGCCGGAGACGGGGGCGGACGAGGTCGCTCTGCTCGACAAGCCTGTCGAGCTGCGGGCGAAGGGCCTCAACCGTGCTCCGCAGCGGCAGGGCCTGCAATACTCCGCGCCCACCATCGACGGTGAGGCGAGCCCCGGCGCGGTCGCTGTCGAGCAGGCCGAGCAGCAGGCTCCGGCGCTCGGCCTGGGTCGACCGGCGCCGGGCGCTCCGGCTGCCCCCGGGCAGAGCGCGCCGTCCGCCCCGCAGCGTCCGGCCTCCGGGCTGCGCGGCCCGGCGGTCCCGTCGGCCGCTGCCCGTCGTCCCGCACCGAACCAGGCGGAGGCGAGCAACGGCCCGTCCCGCAACGCGCCGTGCCCGTGTGGCTCGGGCCGCAAGTACAAGCGCTGCCACGGCGCGCCCAACGGCGGCAACTGA